From a single Sparus aurata chromosome 13, fSpaAur1.1, whole genome shotgun sequence genomic region:
- the rskrb gene encoding ribosomal protein S6 kinase-related protein: MGADGSKNRKRPAERQEDEDFSSGWRGFLSSMGLSIPASICRLAPPALRLGQRRMLQGKAPEIPEHVLRLAGVGPDRLRAEWSLPGFIAMFLPEFPHKTLLGHEHFQVLSYIAKGSFGPILKVKDKAKQRTYAVKVIPKAEIIRLGVLEQSKEEVIVQRQVRHPFVHDLQDCWQTQRHLYIMCDYCSTGDLYTYWQMIGQFTEDTVRVFAAELGSALGFLHDFGVIHRDVKMENILLTDNGHLRLADFGLSRRLERGGRAFTICGTIQYMAPEVLSGGPYNHAADWWSLGILLFSLVTGKFPVPPESDHCSMLRKVRSFPYEMPLSFSPPLALLITELLCKTPIRRLRTLERFKRQTFFHGTTFDLALLQRQPVEVILELRERPDRAAKARRGLTLSLQPLKGFDYDSFLSPPATPDTQLDAGSHTHTAVPLPGPALPLQPAQEKGPRREVFV, encoded by the exons AGGCCCGCTGAAAGGCAGGAGGATGAGGACTTCTCATCTGGATGGCGTGGCTTCCTCTCCAGCATGGGTCTATCCATCCCAGCAAGCATCTGTCGCCTGGCTCCACCTGCCCTGCGCCTGGGCCAGCGGCGGATGCTCCAAGGCAAGGCCCCTGAAATCCCAGAGCACGTCCTGAGGCTGGCCGGGGTGGGCCCAGACAGGCTCAGAGCAGAGTGGAGCCTGCCGGGGTTCATTGCCATGTTCCTGCCTGAATTCCCCCACAAAACTTTGCTTGGGCACGAACATTTTCAG GTGTTGAGTTACATCGCCAAAGGTTCATTTGGGCCCATTCTGAAAGTAAAGGACAAGGCCAAACAGAGAACATATGCTGTCAAA GTCATACCTAAAGCAGAGATTATACGACTTGGGGTCTTGGAGCAGTCAAAAGAAGAAGTGATAGTCCAG CGTCAGGTCCGCCATCCTTTTGTCCACGACCTCCAGGACTGCTGGCAGACTCAGCGCCACCTCTACATTA TGTGCGACTACTGTAGCACAGGAGACCTGTACACCTATTGGCAGATGATCGGTCAGTTCACAGAGGACACAGTGCGAGTGTTTGCGGCAGAGTTGGGATCTGCGCTCG GCTTTCTTCATGACTTTGGGGTCATCCACCGAGATGTGAAG ATGGAAAACATCCTGTTAACAGACAACG GACACCTCCGCCTAGCTGACTTTGGTTTGTCCCGTCGCCttgagagaggaggaagagcttTTACCATCTGTGGAACCATCCAATATATGG CCCCCGAGGTGCTGAGCGGTGGACCCTACAACCATGCAGCTGATTGGTGGTCGCTGGGGATTCTGCTTTTCTCATTGGTTACTGGGAAG TTCCCCGTGCCTCCAGAATCAGACCACTGCAGTATGCTGAGGAAAGTGAGGAGTTTCCCTTATGAAATGCCCCTCAGCTTCAGCCCCCCACTGGCCTTGCTAATAACTGAG CTTTTGTGCAAGACCCCCATCCGCCGACTGAGGACCCTCGAGCGTTTCAAGCGCCAAACCTTCTTCCATGGAACAACCTTTGACCTCGCCCTACTGCAGCGCCAGCCTGTGGAG GTGATCCTGGAGCTGAGAGAGAGACCGGACCGGGCCGCCAAAGCCCGACGAGGCCTCACTTTGTCCCTGCAGCCCCTCAAGGGTTTCGACTACGACTCGTTCCTCAGCCCCCCCGCCACACCGGACACACAGCTGGATGCCgggtcacacactcacacggcGGTCCCGCTGCCAGGCCCGGCACTCCCACTGCAGCCTGCTCAGGAAAAAGGCCCACGCAGggaagtgtttgtgtga